The following proteins come from a genomic window of Lachnoclostridium phytofermentans ISDg:
- the truA gene encoding tRNA pseudouridine(38-40) synthase TruA, with the protein MPGEMDRKRNIKLIISYDGTNYSGWQRIPKAANGDHSIQGLLEEFLSKVLLEPIKLIGSGRTDTGVHALGQVANFYSRSNLDVNIIRQKMNQVLPEDIKILQANEVDLNFHSRFDAVEKIYQYIIDTKERESVFFRKYSYSCGKDLDIEAMRQAAKLLIGTMDYKSFCTDRKDGKSTIRTISEITIEELRQNRNQQGIIFTFRGNGFLHHMIRIISGTLLEVGTQERSVESVRQAILGKKREYAGITLYPQGLFLKQVIYDKNS; encoded by the coding sequence ATGCCTGGTGAAATGGATAGAAAGCGCAACATAAAACTTATCATAAGCTACGATGGGACAAATTATAGTGGTTGGCAGAGAATTCCCAAAGCAGCAAATGGTGATCATTCTATTCAGGGGTTACTAGAAGAATTTTTATCTAAGGTTTTGCTAGAACCAATTAAGCTGATTGGCTCAGGCCGCACAGATACAGGAGTTCATGCTCTTGGACAGGTGGCAAATTTTTATTCGCGCTCCAATCTCGACGTAAATATTATAAGACAAAAGATGAATCAAGTTCTTCCGGAGGATATTAAGATACTACAAGCGAACGAAGTGGACTTAAATTTTCATTCCCGCTTTGATGCGGTAGAGAAAATCTATCAGTATATCATAGATACCAAAGAACGGGAAAGTGTATTTTTTCGTAAATATTCATATTCTTGTGGTAAGGATTTGGATATTGAAGCAATGAGGCAAGCTGCAAAATTACTCATTGGCACGATGGATTATAAGAGCTTCTGTACAGATCGTAAGGATGGTAAGTCGACTATCCGGACGATATCTGAGATAACGATAGAAGAACTACGACAGAATAGAAATCAACAGGGTATTATTTTTACGTTTCGTGGGAATGGATTTTTACATCACATGATACGTATCATTTCTGGAACACTGTTGGAGGTTGGGACACAAGAGAGAAGTGTGGAAAGTGTTAGGCAGGCTATTTTGGGGAAAAAGAGAGAATATGCCGGGATAACACTGTATCCGCAAGGGTTATTTTTAAAACAAGTCATTTATGATAAAAATAGTTAG
- a CDS encoding patatin-like phospholipase family protein: MSKKKVLAIDGGGMKGIVSAVLLRSLEDRLQYHSNNYKARIADYFDLIAGTSTGSILTALYLFPNERGESKFSAKEVLESYYEYGEYIFKRQKFYPFWGPKYTNKYLEEMLLKYFGDATLGSLRKPCLMTSYDTTTRSAVFFNSVTGRKDENRNYLLRDAILASTAAPTYFPPSCFHAKDNCYNCLIDGGVFANNPTLCALIEAMKLPGCDGIGDTICLSVGNVKNTKSYTYQKVRRFGLLQWAVPIFDILMDASEQTVDYQLKKIYKSVNHQQYYYRMVLNTEEEIPKMDDCSKEAVHKLTLYGEKLANREKYRIDELAKRLVMEKDNDNFVF, translated from the coding sequence ATGTCAAAGAAAAAAGTGTTAGCTATTGACGGCGGAGGAATGAAGGGCATTGTCTCCGCTGTTTTGCTACGCAGTTTAGAGGATAGGCTACAATATCATAGCAATAATTACAAAGCAAGGATTGCAGACTATTTTGACTTAATAGCAGGAACTAGTACGGGATCAATATTAACAGCACTCTATTTGTTTCCAAATGAGCGGGGAGAATCAAAATTTTCTGCGAAAGAAGTATTAGAGAGCTATTATGAATACGGAGAGTACATATTTAAGAGACAAAAATTTTATCCATTCTGGGGACCTAAGTATACAAATAAGTATTTAGAGGAGATGTTACTAAAGTATTTTGGAGACGCAACCTTAGGAAGTCTTCGTAAACCTTGTTTAATGACCTCCTATGATACAACAACTCGAAGTGCAGTATTCTTTAATTCAGTCACAGGAAGAAAGGATGAAAATCGGAATTATCTCTTAAGGGATGCAATATTGGCTTCAACGGCAGCTCCAACATATTTTCCGCCAAGCTGTTTTCACGCAAAGGATAATTGCTATAACTGTCTAATTGATGGAGGTGTTTTTGCTAATAATCCAACACTTTGTGCATTAATTGAAGCAATGAAACTACCAGGATGTGACGGGATTGGCGATACGATTTGCCTATCGGTTGGAAATGTAAAGAATACGAAGTCCTATACCTATCAAAAAGTACGTAGATTCGGGCTTTTGCAATGGGCAGTGCCAATCTTTGATATTCTTATGGACGCCAGCGAACAAACAGTAGATTATCAATTGAAAAAAATATATAAATCCGTCAATCATCAGCAATATTATTACCGTATGGTTCTTAATACAGAAGAAGAGATACCAAAGATGGACGATTGCTCAAAAGAAGCAGTACATAAATTAACTCTTTATGGTGAAAAGTTAGCAAACCGAGAGAAATATCGTATCGATGAGCTTGCGAAGCGCTTAGTAATGGAGAAAGATAACGATAACTTTGTATTCTAA
- a CDS encoding APC family permease → MQEKRYGLLTAITMITGIVIGSGIFFKSDDVLRYTNGNMLLGILVFLIAALAIVFGSLTISQLASRTDEPGGLISYAEKFVNKRTAGAIGWFQLTMYFAPLVGVITWVSGLYFCQLFGIESTPKNSSLIGFIILCMIFILNILSARLGGAFQNLSMIVKLIPLILIALAGLFFGKAPEIIAKDASVMKEAIASPGWVAAFAPIAFSFDGWSISTTICHEIKNSKRNLPLALIFAPLIVLLCYVLYFVGITSLVSVDTVMQQGNESTYLAATKVFGNMGARLILVFVLISVVGTLNGLVLAYIQLPYSLAYRGMLPCSNALKKQSEKLNGIPINSAILAFVLSSVWVFINYLTQNANMIGDVSEVPICLSYLMFIILYITVMKLKKQGEIKSIFMGYVAPVLAIIGSLIIVTGTLSHPFFWIFAVLGAIVAACGFWYTKKFSVS, encoded by the coding sequence ATGCAGGAAAAACGTTATGGATTATTAACAGCTATTACTATGATTACTGGAATTGTCATTGGATCCGGAATCTTTTTTAAGTCGGACGATGTACTTCGTTATACCAATGGGAATATGCTTCTTGGTATCTTAGTATTTTTAATCGCTGCATTAGCGATTGTTTTCGGTTCCTTAACTATCTCTCAGCTAGCAAGTAGAACAGACGAACCGGGAGGTTTAATTAGTTATGCCGAAAAATTTGTAAACAAACGAACTGCAGGGGCTATTGGATGGTTTCAGCTTACGATGTATTTTGCTCCATTAGTAGGAGTGATTACTTGGGTATCAGGACTTTACTTTTGCCAATTGTTTGGCATTGAGAGCACGCCAAAAAATAGTAGTTTGATTGGTTTTATCATACTTTGTATGATATTTATATTGAATATTTTATCAGCTAGACTTGGTGGTGCGTTTCAGAATTTATCTATGATAGTTAAACTAATTCCATTGATATTAATTGCATTAGCAGGTTTATTCTTTGGAAAAGCACCTGAGATTATCGCAAAGGATGCAAGTGTAATGAAAGAGGCTATAGCTTCTCCTGGCTGGGTTGCTGCATTTGCACCGATTGCATTTTCATTTGATGGTTGGTCAATATCTACGACGATATGCCATGAAATCAAAAACAGTAAGAGAAATTTACCACTGGCTCTAATCTTTGCACCACTTATAGTATTACTGTGTTATGTGTTGTACTTTGTAGGAATCACCTCCTTAGTATCCGTAGATACAGTAATGCAACAGGGAAATGAGAGTACTTATCTTGCTGCAACTAAGGTATTTGGAAATATGGGAGCAAGACTGATTTTAGTTTTTGTTTTAATCTCTGTGGTAGGTACATTAAATGGTCTTGTGCTTGCTTATATTCAGCTTCCATATTCACTAGCATACCGAGGAATGTTACCTTGCAGTAATGCTTTAAAGAAGCAGTCTGAAAAATTAAATGGTATCCCAATCAATTCTGCTATTCTTGCATTTGTGCTAAGTTCTGTATGGGTTTTCATTAATTATCTTACCCAGAATGCAAACATGATTGGGGATGTATCTGAAGTACCAATATGTCTAAGTTATCTAATGTTTATCATACTCTACATTACAGTTATGAAGTTAAAGAAACAGGGTGAAATTAAGAGTATTTTTATGGGATATGTTGCACCGGTTTTAGCGATTATAGGTTCTCTTATTATAGTAACAGGAACCTTATCGCATCCATTCTTCTGGATTTTTGCTGTCCTTGGGGCGATTGTCGCGGCTTGCGGATTTTGGTATACAAAGAAATTTAGTGTTTCGTAA
- a CDS encoding carbohydrate-binding domain-containing protein — MKNSHTIYLEISIILVAIFLFGCSNVSSNKSDYEGMAENQKQSSEDNISKDILKNTGESLSAANMSGNLIEDGLSFESADYYKDYNERKVNYIQLNDSSIIFSGEGAFVSDNKISISKPGTYVIFGTLKDGQIVVEETAGGMVHLILKNASIHCENSAPIYIKEAGKVVISIAPGTKNMLTDDLANHDSKLSDPNATIYCTADLTLNGAGSLVINAAYQNAISSKGVLKVVEGDYDIHAVGHGIIGKEAVLIDDSRIKIDSGRDGIRTNNDTEDSKGLIFINRGEFVINSKQDGIQADKRLVIQNGSFQIITGGGSTGSVEKEDKEELLLNDLMEITEYDNSMSAKGLKSGEDILIGNGSFTLDSADDTIYSDGNISIENGSFTIASGGDGMHADASLTIAKAKIALTSSNYGMEGSKVEIKSGSLNIVSSEDGIHVSGNLNSNKDNGDKEEDTFIEEKGILFLSGGNVMISAGGDGINSRGLATMTGGTLIIEGSPSNANGAIVFNGVFDISGGTLLAIGSSGTTMAPSITSKQSSILLNLEETVEGETVLCLLEGEDRVPVMAYLPTKSYQSIVYSSPLLLEGKSYTLSTGGDTTPKEGMNLYTPKTYEDGIDNANVTINGTVTTYGEVKAPIKLPSEGIIE, encoded by the coding sequence ATGAAAAATAGTCATACTATCTACTTAGAGATAAGTATAATACTTGTTGCAATATTTCTTTTTGGGTGCAGTAATGTTTCTTCAAACAAATCAGATTATGAAGGAATGGCTGAAAACCAAAAACAAAGCTCCGAAGATAATATATCAAAGGATATATTAAAGAATACTGGAGAGTCTTTATCAGCTGCCAATATGTCAGGGAATTTGATAGAAGATGGACTTTCATTTGAATCAGCGGATTATTATAAAGATTATAATGAAAGAAAAGTAAATTATATACAGTTAAATGATAGCTCTATTATATTTAGTGGAGAAGGTGCATTTGTCAGTGATAATAAGATTAGTATAAGTAAACCCGGTACTTATGTTATATTTGGCACGTTAAAAGATGGTCAGATCGTGGTGGAAGAAACGGCAGGTGGAATGGTCCATCTTATCTTAAAGAATGCATCCATTCATTGTGAGAATAGTGCGCCTATTTACATCAAAGAGGCTGGTAAAGTTGTGATTAGCATAGCACCAGGAACGAAGAATATGCTTACGGATGACTTAGCAAATCATGATAGTAAGTTAAGTGATCCGAATGCCACCATATATTGTACAGCAGACTTAACCTTAAATGGAGCAGGAAGTCTTGTTATTAATGCAGCTTATCAAAATGCCATATCTTCAAAAGGAGTTTTAAAAGTTGTTGAAGGAGACTATGATATTCATGCTGTAGGACATGGAATTATTGGGAAAGAAGCAGTACTTATTGATGATTCTAGGATAAAGATAGACTCTGGACGGGATGGGATACGTACAAACAATGACACGGAAGATTCAAAGGGACTTATCTTTATAAACCGTGGAGAGTTTGTGATAAACTCTAAGCAAGATGGAATTCAAGCGGATAAACGTTTAGTGATACAAAATGGAAGTTTTCAGATAATTACTGGTGGTGGAAGTACTGGTTCAGTGGAAAAAGAGGATAAAGAAGAACTGCTACTAAATGATTTAATGGAAATTACAGAATACGATAATAGTATGAGTGCAAAAGGTTTAAAAAGTGGAGAAGATATTCTCATTGGAAATGGTAGCTTTACTCTAGACAGTGCAGATGACACAATTTACAGTGATGGTAACATATCGATTGAAAATGGTTCCTTTACGATAGCTTCAGGAGGCGATGGTATGCATGCGGATGCTTCTTTAACTATTGCTAAGGCAAAGATTGCGTTAACATCTTCTAATTATGGAATGGAAGGATCTAAGGTTGAGATTAAGAGTGGTAGTTTAAATATTGTATCATCAGAGGATGGCATTCATGTGTCTGGTAATTTGAATAGTAACAAAGACAATGGAGATAAGGAAGAGGATACATTTATTGAAGAAAAAGGGATTCTCTTTCTTTCAGGTGGTAATGTAATGATCTCTGCGGGTGGTGACGGAATTAATTCCAGAGGTTTAGCGACAATGACAGGAGGTACGTTAATTATTGAGGGCTCACCTAGTAATGCAAACGGAGCTATAGTTTTTAATGGTGTGTTTGATATTAGTGGAGGAACATTGCTTGCAATAGGAAGTAGTGGTACGACAATGGCACCATCGATCACATCAAAACAAAGTTCTATCCTGCTCAATTTAGAGGAAACAGTAGAGGGAGAAACAGTTCTATGTTTACTGGAAGGAGAGGATAGAGTCCCTGTTATGGCATATTTACCAACAAAGTCTTATCAATCGATTGTATATAGCAGTCCTTTGTTGCTAGAAGGAAAAAGTTATACACTATCTACAGGAGGAGATACAACACCTAAGGAAGGTATGAATTTATATACTCCTAAGACCTATGAGGATGGTATAGATAACGCTAATGTTACTATTAACGGTACTGTGACCACATATGGCGAGGTGAAAGCTCCGATTAAGCTACCATCGGAAGGAATAATCGAATAG
- a CDS encoding LTA synthase family protein translates to MKFIPQKAKSILDSVKTKCKKPFLQCVLLALALNIFVEIMSRRSVFKAIAYLFTSPHVFIYNTFIILVTLSIALFFKRRWFVYYLVSLSWVAIGVTDFILLKFRTTPFTAVDITLMKSATQIWQYYLKWFHLVFIAIGLALTVFSCVIVWKKVKRYDNRLPLLKITIFFATTLISSTLLTKLGLKTNVLAGNFGNLANAYHQYGLPYCFVNSVINTGINKPNIYTTDVVNTIVEGVEQGKIVSSSDILPTEVPEPSETPSPIPTLTPTPPVDLSTSTSDTVASKETPNIIFLQLESFFDPTHIKGVTFTEDPIPNYRALKEKFSSGYLSVPSVGAGTANTEFEVITGMNLDFFGPGEYPYKTILQKTSCESISYNLKSLGYTTHAIHNNVATFYDRVSVFSQLGFDTFTSIEYMQDIERNQNNWAKDKVLTPEILQILNTTKNQDLIYAISVQGHGSYPDSALIENPRINLTLSEDLSDSLYYPLLYYSNQIKEMDEFIGELIESLSNRKEETILVMYGDHLPGFQLEETDLTNGSLFQTEYIVWDNFGMTKQNEDLEAYQLSAHVLDLLDIHNGLITKLHQTQKDSDIYLDELKVLEYDMLYGDLDCFNGVNPYTKTDLQMGTVPIKISEAHFVSAPPEGEATGDDSARVIVTGSNFTPFSKISVNDKIYDTKFINRSMISAPINELKSGDVITVIQSGNDNVPLSSTDSYVIP, encoded by the coding sequence ATGAAATTCATACCACAGAAAGCGAAATCTATATTGGACTCAGTAAAGACTAAGTGTAAGAAACCATTTTTACAGTGTGTGCTTTTAGCCCTAGCCCTCAACATCTTTGTTGAAATCATGTCACGCCGCTCTGTGTTTAAAGCCATTGCTTATTTATTTACGAGTCCACACGTATTTATATACAATACCTTTATTATCTTAGTAACACTGTCCATAGCCTTATTCTTTAAGAGAAGATGGTTTGTTTATTATTTGGTTTCTCTTAGCTGGGTCGCCATTGGTGTTACTGACTTTATACTTTTGAAATTTAGAACAACACCATTTACCGCTGTTGACATTACATTAATGAAATCTGCTACTCAGATTTGGCAGTATTATTTGAAGTGGTTTCATTTGGTGTTTATTGCAATCGGTCTCGCTCTTACAGTTTTTTCTTGTGTTATCGTATGGAAAAAAGTAAAACGCTATGATAACCGCTTACCACTATTAAAGATAACAATCTTCTTTGCAACTACCTTAATTTCCTCAACTCTTTTAACAAAACTTGGACTAAAGACTAACGTATTAGCTGGGAATTTCGGTAACCTTGCAAACGCATACCATCAATACGGTCTTCCTTATTGCTTTGTTAATAGCGTTATTAATACCGGTATTAATAAACCTAATATTTATACTACCGATGTTGTAAATACAATAGTAGAAGGAGTGGAACAAGGAAAGATAGTTAGTTCTTCCGATATTTTGCCTACTGAAGTTCCAGAGCCATCGGAGACACCTTCACCGATTCCAACACTAACTCCAACACCACCAGTTGACCTTTCTACATCGACCTCTGATACAGTAGCATCAAAAGAGACTCCTAACATTATCTTTTTACAATTGGAATCTTTCTTTGACCCAACACATATCAAAGGAGTTACCTTCACAGAGGACCCTATACCTAATTATAGAGCACTGAAAGAGAAGTTCTCTAGCGGGTATTTAAGTGTTCCAAGTGTCGGCGCAGGAACAGCGAATACAGAATTTGAAGTTATTACTGGGATGAACCTTGATTTCTTTGGACCTGGTGAATATCCATATAAAACAATTTTACAAAAGACTTCTTGTGAAAGCATTTCCTATAACTTAAAATCACTCGGATATACTACTCATGCGATTCACAACAATGTTGCTACCTTTTACGATCGTGTTTCGGTCTTTTCACAGTTAGGTTTTGACACCTTTACTTCGATTGAATACATGCAAGATATTGAGCGTAATCAAAATAACTGGGCAAAAGATAAGGTCCTTACACCAGAGATTTTACAGATACTTAATACAACCAAGAATCAAGACTTGATTTATGCCATCTCGGTTCAAGGACATGGAAGCTATCCTGATAGTGCCCTTATTGAAAATCCACGAATAAATTTAACATTAAGTGAAGATCTTTCTGATAGTTTATATTATCCGCTTCTATATTATTCAAATCAAATCAAAGAGATGGATGAGTTTATAGGAGAATTGATTGAATCCTTGTCAAACCGCAAGGAAGAGACAATACTTGTTATGTACGGTGATCATTTGCCAGGTTTTCAACTTGAAGAAACCGATTTAACGAACGGTTCCTTATTCCAGACTGAATATATTGTATGGGATAACTTTGGTATGACAAAACAGAATGAGGATTTAGAGGCTTACCAATTATCCGCACATGTACTTGACCTCCTGGACATTCATAATGGATTGATAACAAAACTTCATCAAACACAAAAAGATTCTGATATCTACTTAGATGAGTTAAAGGTCCTCGAGTATGATATGTTATATGGTGACTTAGATTGCTTTAATGGGGTAAATCCGTATACGAAAACTGACCTTCAAATGGGCACTGTTCCAATCAAAATTTCGGAAGCGCACTTTGTATCAGCTCCACCGGAAGGTGAAGCCACTGGGGATGATAGCGCAAGGGTAATTGTCACCGGTAGTAATTTCACTCCATTTAGTAAAATCTCAGTAAATGATAAAATATACGATACAAAGTTTATCAACCGTTCCATGATAAGTGCTCCAATAAATGAGCTGAAATCCGGAGATGTTATTACAGTAATACAAAGTGGCAATGATAATGTACCACTAAGTTCAACCGATTCTTATGTAATACCTTAA
- the yabP gene encoding sporulation protein YabP: protein MEDSKQVRKNQLNLNDRKEALITGVRDVRSFDDHEIILETDLGILMIRGSDLHMGRLTLEKGEVDVTGRMDSFVYSELKGFTKSGESVFKRLFK, encoded by the coding sequence ATGGAAGATAGCAAACAAGTAAGAAAGAACCAATTGAATTTAAATGATCGAAAGGAAGCGCTAATTACTGGTGTTCGTGATGTCCGCTCTTTTGACGATCATGAAATTATTTTAGAAACTGATCTAGGTATTTTGATGATACGAGGTAGTGATTTGCATATGGGTAGGCTTACCCTTGAAAAAGGGGAAGTAGATGTTACTGGACGTATGGACAGCTTTGTTTACTCTGAACTGAAGGGATTTACGAAGTCAGGAGAATCCGTTTTTAAGAGATTATTTAAATAA
- a CDS encoding RNA-binding S4 domain-containing protein, with translation MRLDKYLKVSRLIKRRTVANDACDAGRVLINDKPAKASTNVKVGDIIEIGFGSKAVRVEVLDVQETTRKDDAKELYKYL, from the coding sequence ATGAGATTAGATAAGTATTTAAAAGTATCAAGATTAATTAAACGCAGAACAGTTGCGAATGATGCCTGTGATGCAGGCAGGGTTTTAATCAATGATAAGCCAGCAAAAGCATCAACGAATGTTAAGGTTGGAGATATTATAGAAATTGGTTTTGGTAGTAAAGCAGTTCGTGTTGAGGTACTTGACGTTCAGGAGACAACACGTAAAGATGATGCTAAGGAACTCTATAAATACTTATAG
- a CDS encoding MGMT family protein: MEELTTFQRIYEVVKEIPYGKVATYGQVAALAGNRHLAKVVGYALHVNPNPVIIPCYRVVNAKGEVSKAFAFGGVNRQIELLEKEGVQFLEDGSVDMEVSRWAKLVF, from the coding sequence GTGGAAGAACTTACGACATTTCAACGAATATACGAGGTAGTTAAGGAGATCCCTTATGGGAAAGTTGCAACATATGGACAGGTAGCAGCCCTTGCTGGTAATCGCCATCTTGCAAAAGTGGTTGGTTATGCATTGCATGTGAATCCAAACCCGGTCATAATTCCGTGTTATCGTGTAGTAAATGCGAAAGGAGAAGTTTCGAAAGCATTTGCCTTTGGTGGAGTAAATCGTCAGATAGAATTACTTGAGAAAGAAGGAGTACAATTTCTCGAGGATGGAAGTGTAGATATGGAAGTATCTCGCTGGGCAAAGTTAGTGTTCTAA
- the yabQ gene encoding spore cortex biosynthesis protein YabQ, with the protein MNTSIFLELRYLAAASYWGIILFLIYDLLRILRNTFHHGKIVIGIQDICFWIVAGILIFRMMYLQNDGMIRWYSTVAMVLSMVLYQKIFSPLIVGGGTKFTLFIKNCILRLLKLLVSPIMFIISKIKKLFRFLFGKVRKFGRFLGGKVKKRTNIFKACIRKQLKKHLNKVKIKKRKQVEEAPPPKVERPRGVLELITQPQEKGEVSEKE; encoded by the coding sequence ATGAATACATCCATCTTTCTAGAACTTCGGTATCTTGCAGCTGCATCCTATTGGGGAATCATATTGTTTTTAATATATGACTTGCTTCGAATACTTAGGAATACCTTTCATCATGGAAAAATAGTGATTGGCATACAGGATATTTGTTTCTGGATTGTGGCAGGCATTTTGATTTTCCGAATGATGTATTTGCAAAATGACGGAATGATTCGATGGTACAGTACAGTTGCAATGGTTCTTAGTATGGTTTTGTATCAAAAGATTTTTAGTCCACTGATTGTTGGAGGCGGTACAAAGTTTACACTATTTATTAAAAATTGTATATTGCGGTTATTAAAACTATTAGTTTCACCGATAATGTTTATAATATCTAAAATAAAAAAATTATTTCGATTTCTTTTTGGGAAAGTCCGAAAATTTGGACGTTTTCTTGGAGGAAAAGTCAAAAAAAGAACTAATATTTTCAAGGCTTGTATTAGAAAACAATTGAAAAAGCACTTGAATAAGGTTAAAATAAAGAAAAGGAAACAAGTGGAGGAAGCTCCTCCGCCAAAAGTAGAACGTCCACGTGGTGTATTAGAATTAATTACACAGCCACAGGAAAAGGGTGAGGTAAGTGAGAAGGAATAA
- a CDS encoding HU family DNA-binding protein, translating to MNKAELVAAIAEKTELSKKDSEKALKAFIDVVTEELTKGEKVQLVGFGTFEVSARPARTGRNPQTKQTITIAASKAPKFKAGKALKDVINK from the coding sequence ATGAACAAAGCAGAATTAGTTGCAGCTATCGCAGAAAAAACAGAGTTATCTAAGAAAGATTCAGAAAAGGCATTAAAGGCATTTATTGATGTTGTTACTGAGGAATTAACAAAAGGCGAGAAAGTTCAATTAGTTGGATTTGGTACATTTGAAGTATCCGCTAGACCAGCAAGAACAGGTAGAAATCCACAGACAAAGCAGACAATTACAATTGCAGCTTCTAAAGCACCTAAATTTAAAGCTGGCAAGGCATTAAAGGATGTTATCAACAAATAA
- a CDS encoding MazG family protein produces the protein MKPEYDFEQFCDIIEKLRSENGCPWDREQTHDSLKNCMIEEAYEVVDGINQFTKNGDYDNLREELGDVLLQVIMHSQIAKEAGRFTVEDVIDEIAKKMVRRHPHVFGDVQVKDSEGVLTNWEEIKKEEKKGKAVESNPLYVPSSFPALLRAQKIVKKSNKFRNTVYTKEELFSQMNSEATRLQALCHEGASIEKQEEAYGALLYTMSAIGLAFNMDAESCLTEKIKEEISKLESKIG, from the coding sequence ATGAAACCAGAATATGATTTTGAACAGTTTTGTGATATCATAGAGAAACTTCGCTCAGAAAATGGATGCCCATGGGATAGAGAACAGACCCATGATAGTCTAAAAAACTGTATGATTGAAGAAGCATATGAAGTTGTTGATGGAATCAACCAGTTTACTAAGAATGGAGATTACGACAATCTAAGAGAAGAATTAGGAGATGTTTTACTACAGGTTATTATGCATAGTCAAATTGCGAAAGAGGCAGGACGATTTACTGTAGAGGATGTCATTGATGAGATTGCTAAAAAGATGGTGAGAAGACACCCTCATGTTTTTGGTGATGTTCAGGTGAAAGATTCCGAAGGTGTATTAACAAACTGGGAGGAAATCAAAAAGGAGGAAAAAAAGGGAAAGGCAGTAGAGTCCAATCCCCTTTATGTACCAAGTTCTTTTCCTGCTTTGCTCCGAGCACAAAAAATAGTAAAAAAAAGCAATAAATTTAGAAATACGGTCTATACTAAAGAAGAGCTGTTCTCTCAGATGAACAGCGAAGCAACAAGGCTACAAGCCTTATGCCACGAGGGGGCTTCCATTGAGAAACAAGAAGAGGCATATGGTGCATTACTGTATACGATGAGTGCTATAGGATTGGCTTTCAATATGGATGCAGAATCTTGTCTTACAGAAAAAATCAAAGAAGAGATATCAAAATTGGAGTCAAAAATAGGCTAA
- the spoVT gene encoding stage V sporulation protein T, translated as MKATGIVRRIDDLGRVVIPKEIRRTLRIREGDPLEIFTDREGEIILKKYSPIGELGQFAKQYADSIGHTTGHIVAITDKDQFIAIAGSAKKDWVTKPISKELEALINDRETVTAAKEEKGFIRVCSDDEDIAYEVISPIICEGDAIGAVLILTRDVKTKLGEVENKLAATAAAFLGRQMEN; from the coding sequence ATGAAAGCAACAGGTATCGTACGACGCATAGATGACTTAGGAAGAGTGGTTATCCCAAAGGAAATTAGAAGAACTTTACGTATTCGTGAAGGGGATCCATTAGAAATTTTTACAGACCGTGAAGGAGAAATTATTTTAAAGAAATACTCTCCTATCGGTGAGTTAGGACAGTTTGCAAAACAATATGCGGATTCTATCGGTCATACGACTGGTCATATTGTTGCTATTACCGATAAGGATCAGTTTATAGCAATTGCTGGTTCCGCTAAAAAGGATTGGGTTACAAAACCAATCAGTAAAGAACTTGAGGCATTAATTAATGACCGTGAAACGGTAACTGCAGCGAAAGAAGAAAAAGGATTTATCCGTGTTTGCTCTGATGATGAAGATATTGCCTATGAAGTTATTTCACCGATTATTTGTGAAGGTGATGCTATCGGAGCAGTATTAATTCTTACAAGAGATGTAAAAACTAAGCTTGGCGAAGTTGAGAATAAACTTGCTGCTACTGCAGCTGCATTCCTTGGAAGACAAATGGAGAACTAA
- a CDS encoding FtsB family cell division protein yields MRRNKKRRNGLRLIGLMVMIICFVVLYKSTELKSEANAKVQKKAELEQLISDENDRTKEIEERKLYPGTKKYIEDVARSQLGLVYPDEIIFEPEKENKK; encoded by the coding sequence GTGAGAAGGAATAAGAAAAGAAGGAACGGTTTAAGATTAATTGGGTTGATGGTTATGATAATCTGTTTCGTAGTTCTTTACAAATCAACCGAACTGAAAAGTGAAGCTAACGCCAAGGTTCAAAAAAAAGCCGAGTTAGAGCAGTTGATCTCTGATGAGAATGATAGAACCAAAGAGATTGAAGAACGCAAGTTATATCCAGGAACAAAAAAATACATAGAAGATGTTGCTAGATCACAGCTTGGATTGGTTTACCCAGATGAGATTATATTTGAACCGGAAAAAGAAAATAAGAAATAA